A genomic stretch from Oreochromis aureus strain Israel breed Guangdong linkage group 17, ZZ_aureus, whole genome shotgun sequence includes:
- the fam163ab gene encoding protein FAM163A encodes MTAGTVVITGGILATVILLCIIAVLCYCRLQYYCCKKNGSDSGSISQQHFACNACSVSGLDGPIITPLSLSPPVPPKSYKPTKTTRGRRSYCPTCSPYDSPFYIRTTDEMRNGGERITYMPTHYDNQALSMPLPAVRGSLLRETQRGRPPEFYTNTRAISTEV; translated from the exons ATGACAGCTGGAACTGTTGTCATAACCGGAGGAATACTGGCCACAGTGATACTTCTGTGTATCATAGCCGTGCTGTGTTATTGTAGACTCCAG tACTACTGCTGCAAGAAGAATGGGTCTGACAGCGGCTCCATCTCTCAGCAACACTTTGCCTGCAACGCCTGCAGTGTCTCAGGCCTGGACGGACCCATCATCACCCCACTGTCCCTGTCGCCACCGGTGCCGCCCAAATCCTACAAACCCACCAAAACCACCAGGGGGCGACGCAGCTACTGTCCCACCTGCTCACCCTACGACTCGCCCTTTTACATCCGCACTACAGATGAAATGCGCAACGGTGGCGAGCGCATCACCTACATGCCCACGCACTATGACAACCAGGCGCTGTCGATGCCGTTGCCCGCGGTCCGAGGCTCCCTGCTGAGGGAGACGCAGCGAGGTCGGCCTCCTGAATTCTACACCAACACACGCGCCATCAGCACCGAAGTGTGa